The following proteins are encoded in a genomic region of Arachis ipaensis cultivar K30076 chromosome B02, Araip1.1, whole genome shotgun sequence:
- the LOC107624730 gene encoding probable inactive purple acid phosphatase 29, with amino-acid sequence MVLSKRSVFGTNIEMGFGFMVLVLVALLFSFSPICVFGEKHENPQNQKLRFDKNGEFKILQVADMHYANGKSTLCLNVLPSQNGSCSDLNTTSFVQRMILAEKPNLIVFTGDNIYGRDSSDSAKSMDAAFAPAIASNIPWVAVLGNHDQEGSLSREGVMKYIVGMKNTLSQFNPSEVHTIDGFGNYNLEVGGVEGTDFENKSVLNLYFIDSGDYSKVPSISGYDWIKPSQQLWFQRTSEKLQKAYKSGPMPQKNSAPGLAYFHIPLPEYASFDKSNFTGVKLEPDGNGISSAKVNSGFFATLVQAGDVKAVFTGHDHLNDFCGKLTGINLCYAGGFGYHAYGKAGWSRRSRVVVARLEKTPEGAWGDVKSINTWKRLDDQNFTQIDGQVLWSNSF; translated from the exons ATGGTTTTGAGTAAAAGAAGTGTTTTTGGCACCAATATTGAGATGGGGTTTGGCTTCATGGTTCTGGTTTTGGTGGCGTTATTGTTCAGTTTTAGTCCTATTTGTGTGTTTGGGGAAAAACATGAAAACCCTCAGAACCAGAAGCTGAGGTTtgacaaaaatggagaattcaagATTCTTCAGGTTGCAGACATGCACTATGCTAATGGAAAGTCCACACTCTGCTTGAATGTGTTACCTTCACAGAATGGTTCTTGTTCTGATCTCAACACCACTTCTTTTGTTCAAAGAATGATCCTTGCTGAGAAGCCTAATCTCATTGTCTTCACTG GTGATAATATCTATGGTCGTGATTCCTCGGATTCGGCGAAATCAATGGATGCTGCATTTGCTCCTGCAATTGCGTCAAACATTCCTTGGGTAGCTGTTTTGGGAAATCATGACCAAGAAGGATCCTTGTCTAGGGAAGGAGTGATGAAATACATTGTTGGTATGAAGAACACATTGTCTCAATTCAACCCTTCAGAAGTTCACACCATTGATGGTTTTGGAAACTATAACTTAGAAGTTGGAGGAGTTGAAGGCactgattttgaaaataaatcagTGCTCAATCTTTACTTCATTGATAGTGGAGATTATTCTAAGGTTCCTTCAATTTCTGGTTATGATTGGATCAAGCCATCACAGCAACTCTGGTTCCAACGAACATCCGAAAAGCTCCAG aaagcatacaaaagtggaccAATGCCTCAGAAAAACTCTGCTCCTGGTCTTGCATACTTTCATATACCATTGCCTGAGTATGCTAGTTTTGACAAATCAAACTTCACAGGTGTCAAACTTGAACCAGATGGCAATGGCATTAGTTCTGCTAAGGTGAACTCCGGCTTCTTCGCGACATTAGTCCAAGCCGGAGATGTGAAGGCAGTTTTCACCGGCCATGATCACCTCAATGACTTCTGTGGTAAGTTAACCGGCATAAACCTATGTTATGCCGGAGGATTCGGATACCATGCATATGGAAAGGCTGGATGGTCTAGGAGATCAAGAGTGGTGGTAGCTCGCTTGGAGAAGACGCCGGAAGGAGCTTGGGGAGATGTCAAGTCAATAAATACCTGG
- the LOC107624731 gene encoding uncharacterized protein C594.04c — translation MQLRTQNTRYNMVLSGNLNNAVIAFLVPLPSIIIYLSFLKHYDDQSNFSTKLEPFWSTFYSWCYHHPLLLANALFFFNVNVLFWIIGQFQRSHWLIDPYWTVIPVMLVHYYASHPLAQFNWWRSWIVVTLTWIWSLRLTHNYFRRERWQWGAREDWRFTEMSQQYGKQWWWISFFAVYVSQQVFLIGLSLPLNIVHSVNKPLSIWDLVAIVVCLSGIVIAYFADTQLYDFVIRNNKLKGLGKPMVPVLDSGLWHYCRHPNYFGEQLWWWGLALFSWSLGYRWSFLGALVNTMCLAYVTRLVEERMLRKEWRAESFRVYQKTTSVWVPWLKSYPSTAKYKKSA, via the exons ATGCAACTAAGAACCCAAAATACACGCTACAACATGGTACTCAGTGGAAACCTGAATAACGCTGTCATAGCATTCCTGGTTCCTCTTCCTTCCATCATCATCTACCTCTCATTCCTCAAACATTATGATGATCAGTCAAATTTCTCAACAAAACTTGAACCTTTTTGGTCAACATTCTATTCTTGGTGCTACCACCACCCACTTTTATTGGCCAATGcactcttcttcttcaacgttAATGTTCTCTTCTGGATCATAGGCCAATTCCAGCGTAGTCACTGG TTGATTGATCCGTATTGGACAGTTATACCTGTTATGCTTGTTCACTATTATGCAAGTCACCCTTTGGCACAGTTTAATTGGTGGAGGTCTTGGATTGTGGTGACATTGACTTGGATATGGAGTTTGAGGCTCACTCATAACTACTTCAGGAGAGAGAGATGGCAATGGGGTGCGAGGGAGGATTGGCGTTTCACTGAGATGAGCCAGCAGTATGGGAAGCAATGGTGGTGGATTTCATTCTTTGCTGTCTATGTCTCTCAGCAG GTGTTTCTGATTGGATTATCTCTACCCTTAAACATTGTGCACTCTGTCAATAAGCCTTTGAGCATCTGGGACTTGGTCGCAATCGTCGTCTGTTTAAGTGGCATCGTCATAGCATACTTTGCCGATACACAGCTTTATGACTTTGTGATTAGAAACAACAAACTAAAAGGTCTTGGTAAGCCAATGGTGCCTGTCCTTGACAGCGGCTTGTGGCATTACTGTCGCCATCCGAATTACTTCGGCGAGCAGCTGTGGTGGTGGGGATTGGCTCTATTCTCATGGAGCCTCGGATATCGATGGAGCTTTCTTGGTGCATTGGTTAATACCATGTGTTTAGCATATGTGACTAGGCTTGTTGAGGAAAGAATGTTGAGGAAAGAATGGAGAGCAGAATCTTTTAGGGTGTATCAGAAGACAACTTCAGTGTGGGTTCCTTGGCTAAAGTCCTATCCTTCTACAGCAAAATATAAGAAGAGTGCTTGA
- the LOC107624732 gene encoding transcription factor 25 — translation MSHRLVKKVLNQQLHLPQQEEIHLKPQEDDEDEEDEQNDDHSANRSSINPFDLLNDQDSDPAEEQDQGDELQSTNETVVRYDNKEESSSKKDTSSKSKKKKKKKNKDSSVANKGGAEKELDLILENLSLDVNSSSEQNVSTKAKAVNAKEQNKSFKQNAISVLQVDPKYLNAENELKRIFGSKVVKSFESSSSSNIQASSSRQMRGVRRGHYNLRKTVLVTPAGHWPRWDGSFSMEFLETKNGYNYFKYVHSSSYSQAQGAFEASKAINDLNALASVLLYHPYHLDSLLTMAEYFKVVGEQQMSADAIAKCLYALECAWHPMFTPLQGNCQLKFGHDTNKPMFTALFTHMKNLDRRGCHRSALEVCKLLLSLDSDDPMGAIFCIDYFALRAEEYAWLEKFSEDYKSDNSIWLFPNISFSLAICRFYLEREAASNDASVDSEKSSSSDLMKQALMLHPSVIKKLVAKVPLKDRIWTDILKHTFFRSDQTGIQSQDHLINIYVERNYLIWRLPDLQKLLSDAALQVVKTIENNQSEVKDWACVRKEAFSSEKNEYGHLLVSDFSDSVASIPQENLQHFIGGPRMMREGGPIQDENQFANLQGNGHAPRPVANRNALAVLFESMLPWVTYEDGGPEPEHDGDNQHNDHQGQENQ, via the exons ATGTCGCATCGATTGGTGAAGAAGGTTCTGAATCAGCAACTCCATCTTCCCCAACAAGAAGAGATTCACCTCAAACCCCAAGAAGACGACGAAGACGAAGAGGATGAACAAAACGATGATCATTCTGCGAATCGTTCTTCAATTAACCCTTTCGACCTTCTCAATGACCAAGATTCTGACCCCGCCGAAGAACAAGACCAG GGAGATGAGTTACAATCCACCAATGAAACTGTGGTGAGATATGATAATAAAGAAGAGTCATCTTCGAAGAAAGATACCTcatcaaaatcaaagaaaaagaagaagaagaaaaacaaggataGTTCTGTTGCCAATAAAGGAGGAGCCGAAAAGGAATTGGACTTGATTTTGGAAAATTTGTCACTGGATGTCAACTCTTCGAGTGAGCAGAATGTCTCTACCAAAGCTAAAGCAGTGAATGCCAAGGAACAAAATAAGTCTTTCAAACAGAATGCGATTTCCGTATTACAGGTGGATCCTAAGTATTTGAATGCCGAAAATGAGCTGAAAAGAATATTTGGATCTAAGGTTGTGAAATCATTCGAGAGTAGCAGTAGTAGTAATATTCAAGCTAGCAGTTCTAGGCAGATGCGTGGAGTTAGGCGTGGACACTACAATCTTAGAAAGACTGTTCTGGTCACTCCAGCAGGCCATTGGCCCCGGTGGGATGGTTCTTTCTCCATGGAATTTCTCGAAACAAAGAACGGATATAACTACTTTAA ATATGTACACTCGTCTTCCTACTCCCAAGCTCAAGGTGCATTTGAAGCTTCCAAAGCAATAAATGACTTAAATGCTCTAGCTAGTGTATTGTTGTACCATCCATATCATCTAGATTCGCTTCTAACAATGGCAGAGTATTTCAAGGTAGTGGGAGAGCAACAGATGTCTGCAGATGCTATTGCCAAGTGTCTATATGCCCTTGAATGTGCATGGCATCCCATGTTCACTCCATTGCAGGGTAATTGCCAACTGAAGTTTGGTCATGACACTAACAAGCCCATGTTCACAGCTCTTTTCACTCACATGAAAAATTTGGACAGGCGTGGTTGCCATAGATCTGCTTTAGAGGTCTGTAAATTGTTGCTTTCTCTGGATTCTGATGATCCAATGGGGGCTATTTTCTGCATCGACTACTTTGCTTTAAGGGCCGAGGAGTATGCATGGCTGGAAAAATTTTCTGAAGATTACAAAAGTGATAACTCCATTTGGTTGTTTCCAAATATCTCTTTTTCCCTTGCCATTTGTCGGTTTTACCTTGAGCGCGAGGCTGCCTCCAATGATGCTAGTGTAGATTCTGAGAAGTCGTCTTCATCTGATCTCATGAAACAAGCATTGATGCTCCACCCTTCGGTCATAAAGAAGCTCGTCGCCAAAGTACCCTTGAAAGATCGCATTTGGACAGATATTCTCAAGCATACGTTtttccgatcagatcaaacaggcATTCAATCTCAAGACCACTTAATTAATATTTATGTTGAGAGAAATTATCTTATTTGGAGGCTTCCTGATCTACAAAAATTGTTAAGTGATGCTGCACTACAAGTGGTTAAGACCATAGAAAATAATCAAAGTGAAGTTAAGGATTGGGCTTGTGTCAGAAAAGAAGCTTTCTCATCCGAGAAAAACGA GTATGGACATCTGTTGGTATCTGATTTCTCGGACTCGGTTGCGTCCATTCCGCAAGAGAATCTGCAACATTTCATTGGTGGTCCAAGGATGATGAGGGAGGGGGGTCCAATACAGGATGAGAACCAATTTGCTAATTTGCAAGGCAATGGCCATGCGCCTCGGCCGGTCGCAAATCGGAATGCATTGGCTGTCTTGTTTGAGTCAATGCTACCATGGGTTACTTATGAGGATGGTGGACCGGAACCCGAACATGATGGTGATAACCAGCACAATGATCATCAAGGGCAAGAAAATCAATGA